The proteins below come from a single Paramormyrops kingsleyae isolate MSU_618 chromosome 25, PKINGS_0.4, whole genome shotgun sequence genomic window:
- the il21 gene encoding interleukin-21 isoform X1, which translates to MEFLMLCILAIGSSVVMGFPRQRSMLRQVQLEFKNVNKSLMHNELMLHTPHTDEIENCCSTSALKCFVKSLPQLRVPNSAAKVKATLIKNLQKKIIENSVRTCSATETQNAVCRKCESYPERSTKEFMDSLETLLQMTLERLS; encoded by the exons ATGGAATTTCTCATGCTTTGCATTTTAGCTATTGGATCCAGCGTCGTGATGGGCTTTCCCAGACAGCGGTCAATGCTCAGGCAGGTGCAACTGGAATTTAAAAACGTGAACAAGAGCTTGATG CACAACGAGCTGATGCTGCACACGCCACATACAGATGAGATAGAA AACTGCTGTTCGACTAGCGCACTCAAGTGCTTCGTAAAAAGCCTGCCGCAGCTCCGGGTGCCCAACTCCGCTGCCAAAGTCAAGGCGACTCTCATCAAAAACCTTCAAAAGAAAATCATT GAAAACAGCGTGAGAACCTGTAGTGCAACTGAAACTCAG AATGCAGTCTGCAGAAAGTGCGAGTCATACCCAGAAAGAAGCACCAAGGAGTTCATGGACTCACTGGAAACGCTGCTTCAAATG ACGCTGGAAAGACTGAGTTGA
- the il21 gene encoding interleukin-21 isoform X2: protein MGFPRQRSMLRQVQLEFKNVNKSLMHNELMLHTPHTDEIENCCSTSALKCFVKSLPQLRVPNSAAKVKATLIKNLQKKIIENSVRTCSATETQNAVCRKCESYPERSTKEFMDSLETLLQMTLERLS from the exons ATGGGCTTTCCCAGACAGCGGTCAATGCTCAGGCAGGTGCAACTGGAATTTAAAAACGTGAACAAGAGCTTGATG CACAACGAGCTGATGCTGCACACGCCACATACAGATGAGATAGAA AACTGCTGTTCGACTAGCGCACTCAAGTGCTTCGTAAAAAGCCTGCCGCAGCTCCGGGTGCCCAACTCCGCTGCCAAAGTCAAGGCGACTCTCATCAAAAACCTTCAAAAGAAAATCATT GAAAACAGCGTGAGAACCTGTAGTGCAACTGAAACTCAG AATGCAGTCTGCAGAAAGTGCGAGTCATACCCAGAAAGAAGCACCAAGGAGTTCATGGACTCACTGGAAACGCTGCTTCAAATG ACGCTGGAAAGACTGAGTTGA